Proteins from a genomic interval of Musa acuminata AAA Group cultivar baxijiao chromosome BXJ1-9, Cavendish_Baxijiao_AAA, whole genome shotgun sequence:
- the LOC103973782 gene encoding zinc finger CCCH domain-containing protein 17 isoform X2 has product MDADGRNGNKRFHQRLAPLDRANNNVCYHWRAGRCNRHPCPFLHSELPPHQQQQQSVAPDGGAIAKRNNVWRNPGAASGPPSKWGKGRGGGAVGRPPGRASGRASDRICHYFLAGNCTYGENCRFLHSWFISDSFSLLTPLQGHQKAVSGIALPSGSDKLYSGSMDESVRAWDCQTGQCVGVINMGGEVGCMISEGPWLFIGVRNAVKAWNTQTATELSLDGPSGQVYSLVVGNELLFAGTQNGRILAWKFSAVGNCFEPAAFFDGHQLSVVSLVVGALRLYSSSMDNTIRVWDLATFQCIQTLTNHTSVVMSVLCWDQFLLSCSLDKTIKGVLALCGMHDAQAKPILLCSCNDNSVRFYDLPSFSERGKIFSKEEVRAIQTGPGGLFFTGDATGELKVWKWLTNEVANS; this is encoded by the exons ATGGACGCCGACGGCCGAAACGGCAACAAGAGATTCCACCAGAGATTGGCGCCGCTAGACCGCGCCAACAACAACGTCTGCTACCACTGGCGGgcggggcggtgcaatcgccaccCCTGCCCCTTCCTCCACAGCGAGCTGCCAccgcatcagcagcagcagcagtccgTCGCTCCCGACGGCGGCGCCATCGCGAAGCGGAACAACGTCTGGAGGAACCCTGGCGCCGCCTCGGGCCCTCCCTCCAAGTGGGGGAAGGGGCGCGGTGGAGGCGCCGTCGGGCGACCTCCCGGCAGGGCCTCCGGCAGGGCCTCCGACAGGATCTGCCATTACTTCTTAGCAGGGAACTGTACGTACGGCGAGAATTGCCGCTTCTTGCACTCGTGGTTCATCAGCGACAGTTTCTCCCTTCTGACCCCGCTCCAGGGGCATCAAAAG GCCGTATCAGGTATTGCACTTCCTTCTGGCTCGGACAAGTTATATTCTGGAAGCATGGATGAATCTGTTCGGGCTTGGGATTGCCAGACTGGGCAG TGCGTTGGAGTCATCAATATGGGAGGTGAAGTCGGATGTATGATCAGTGAAGGGCCCTGGTTATTTATCGGAGTTCGAAATGCTGTCAAG GCATGGAACACACAAACGGCAACAGAGCTGAGTCTTGATGGCCCTAGTGGACAAGTTTATTCTCTGGTTGTTGGCAATGAGTTGCTTTTTGCCGGAACTCAG AATGGACGTATATTGGCATGGAAATTTAGTGCTGTTGGAAACTGCTTTGAACCGGCAGCATTCTTTGATGGCCATCAACTTTCAGTGGTTTCATTAGTGGTGGGAGCTTTGAGGCTTTACTCCAGTTCTATGGATAATACGATAAGA GTGTGGGACCTTGCAACTTTTCAGTGTATCCAGACGCTTACTAACCATACATCAGTTGTCATGTCAGTGCTCTGCTGGGATCAATTTTTACTATCATGTTCACTGGACAAAACAATAAAA GGAGTGCTTGCTTTATGTGGCATGCATGATGCTCAAGCGAAACCCATCTTACTATGTTCTTGCAATGACAACAGTGTCCGCTTCTATGACCTGCCATC GTTCAGCGAAAGGGGTAAGATTTTCTCCAAAGAAGAAGTTAGAGCAATACAAACTGGACCTGGTGGTCTATTTTTTACTGGAGATGCGACAGGTGAACTTAAGGTGTGGAAGTGGTTGACCAATGAGGTGGCAAATTCATGA
- the LOC103973782 gene encoding zinc finger CCCH domain-containing protein 17 isoform X1: MDADGRNGNKRFHQRLAPLDRANNNVCYHWRAGRCNRHPCPFLHSELPPHQQQQQSVAPDGGAIAKRNNVWRNPGAASGPPSKWGKGRGGGAVGRPPGRASGRASDRICHYFLAGNCTYGENCRFLHSWFISDSFSLLTPLQGHQKAVSGIALPSGSDKLYSGSMDESVRAWDCQTGQCVGVINMGGEVGCMISEGPWLFIGVRNAVKAWNTQTATELSLDGPSGQVYSLVVGNELLFAGTQNGRILAWKFSAVGNCFEPAAFFDGHQLSVVSLVVGALRLYSSSMDNTIRVWDLATFQCIQTLTNHTSVVMSVLCWDQFLLSCSLDKTIKVWVTTESGNLEVTYTHTEEHGVLALCGMHDAQAKPILLCSCNDNSVRFYDLPSFSERGKIFSKEEVRAIQTGPGGLFFTGDATGELKVWKWLTNEVANS, encoded by the exons ATGGACGCCGACGGCCGAAACGGCAACAAGAGATTCCACCAGAGATTGGCGCCGCTAGACCGCGCCAACAACAACGTCTGCTACCACTGGCGGgcggggcggtgcaatcgccaccCCTGCCCCTTCCTCCACAGCGAGCTGCCAccgcatcagcagcagcagcagtccgTCGCTCCCGACGGCGGCGCCATCGCGAAGCGGAACAACGTCTGGAGGAACCCTGGCGCCGCCTCGGGCCCTCCCTCCAAGTGGGGGAAGGGGCGCGGTGGAGGCGCCGTCGGGCGACCTCCCGGCAGGGCCTCCGGCAGGGCCTCCGACAGGATCTGCCATTACTTCTTAGCAGGGAACTGTACGTACGGCGAGAATTGCCGCTTCTTGCACTCGTGGTTCATCAGCGACAGTTTCTCCCTTCTGACCCCGCTCCAGGGGCATCAAAAG GCCGTATCAGGTATTGCACTTCCTTCTGGCTCGGACAAGTTATATTCTGGAAGCATGGATGAATCTGTTCGGGCTTGGGATTGCCAGACTGGGCAG TGCGTTGGAGTCATCAATATGGGAGGTGAAGTCGGATGTATGATCAGTGAAGGGCCCTGGTTATTTATCGGAGTTCGAAATGCTGTCAAG GCATGGAACACACAAACGGCAACAGAGCTGAGTCTTGATGGCCCTAGTGGACAAGTTTATTCTCTGGTTGTTGGCAATGAGTTGCTTTTTGCCGGAACTCAG AATGGACGTATATTGGCATGGAAATTTAGTGCTGTTGGAAACTGCTTTGAACCGGCAGCATTCTTTGATGGCCATCAACTTTCAGTGGTTTCATTAGTGGTGGGAGCTTTGAGGCTTTACTCCAGTTCTATGGATAATACGATAAGA GTGTGGGACCTTGCAACTTTTCAGTGTATCCAGACGCTTACTAACCATACATCAGTTGTCATGTCAGTGCTCTGCTGGGATCAATTTTTACTATCATGTTCACTGGACAAAACAATAAAA GTTTGGGTAACAACAGAAAGTGGAAACCTAGAAGTAACATATACTCACACTGAAGAGCAT GGAGTGCTTGCTTTATGTGGCATGCATGATGCTCAAGCGAAACCCATCTTACTATGTTCTTGCAATGACAACAGTGTCCGCTTCTATGACCTGCCATC GTTCAGCGAAAGGGGTAAGATTTTCTCCAAAGAAGAAGTTAGAGCAATACAAACTGGACCTGGTGGTCTATTTTTTACTGGAGATGCGACAGGTGAACTTAAGGTGTGGAAGTGGTTGACCAATGAGGTGGCAAATTCATGA
- the LOC135593410 gene encoding uncharacterized protein LOC135593410: MAQKPLMLKDYLELDWDSESYCAGFGCVPAQAGDVDPDADAATMRYLLDAELRGGGGGPRLQRTRSMNAMAKISAVIGAFRPLSFAGASSSSASGGRRRCGEGGFLTRSFSQRLSGSFWRMTGMAAAAVAMEDTWVGVKDIVRLRSVEEKVVSEELRSFDFPSPALSSCTVWSESDFLPSTTAGTDSSDDSLSSAGAATSREAKKGSPRARSSRKPKVDRKSTGEGLDASGAGLSRMPMAPESEGTESPQCHSEEEEQLSPMSVMDFPSGEEDEEEEADDPASPSFHRSLAKLERTTRQLLQRIGQFESLIDLEPIDVDRRFASTDCLDESTDDVASVVEEEDERALRERKAWGVLGQLKASCHVDPAEASV, translated from the exons ATGGCTCAGAAGCCGTTAATGCTCAAAGATTACCTTGAACTGGACTGGGATTCCGAGTCCTACTGCGCTGGCTTCGGGTGCGTCCCGGCCCAGGCCGGTGATGTCGACCCAGACGCTGATGCCGCGACCATGCGGTATCTCCTTGACGCGGAGCTCCGCGGTGGCGGAGGAGGACCAAGGCTCCAGCGGACGCGATCCATGAACGCCATGGCGAAGATCTCCGCCGTTATCGGCGCTTTCAGGCCGCTGTCCTTCGCCGGTGCCTCCTCGTCGTCCGCCTCGGGTGGACGACGGAGGTGTGGGGAGGGAGGATTCCTGACAAGAAGCTTCTCACAGCGGCTTAGTGGGAGCTTCTGGCGGATGACGGGGATGGCGGCCGCGGCCGTAGCGATGGAGGACACCTGGGTGGGAGTTAAGGACATCGTACGGCTGAGATCTGTCGAGGAAAAGGTGGTTAGCGAGGAGCTCAGGTCGTTCGACTTCCCGTCTCCGGCTCTCAGCAGCTGCACCGTGTGGTCGGAGTCCGATTTCCTGCCCTCGACCACGGCCGGTACCGACTCCTCGGACGACAGCCTCTCCTCTGCCGGAGCCGCCACCTCCAGAGAAGCCAAGAAGGGATCCCCACGAGCAAGGTCGAGCCGCAAACCCAAGGTAGACAGGAAGAGCACCGGCGAAGGATTGGACGCAAGCGGCGCCGGCCTCAGCCGCATGCCCATG GCACCGGAGAGCGAGGGCACGGAGTCGCCGCAATGCCACTCGGAGGAAGAGGAGCAGCTGAGTCCAATGTCAGTTATGGACTTTCCATCTGGTGAAgaagacgaggaagaggaagcggaCGACCCCGCATCGCCTTCCTTCCATCGCAGCCTCGCCAAGCTCGAAC GAACGACGCGGCAGCTGCTGCAGAGGATCGGACAGTTCGAGAGCCTCATTGACCTCGAACCAATTGACGTCGACCGGCGCTTCGCCTCCACGGATTGCTTGGACGAATCCACTGACGACGTGGCATCCGtcgtggaggaggaggacgagagaGCCTTACGAGAAAGGAAGGCATGGGGCGTACTGGGACAGCTAAAAGCCAGCTGCCACGTGGACCCAGCGGAGGCGAGCGTGTAG